The Suncus etruscus isolate mSunEtr1 chromosome 14, mSunEtr1.pri.cur, whole genome shotgun sequence genome contains a region encoding:
- the PSMD7 gene encoding 26S proteasome non-ATPase regulatory subunit 7 has product MPELAVQKVVVHPLVLLSVVDHFNRIGKVGNQKRVVGVLLGSWQKKVLDVSNSFAVPFDEDDKDDSVWFLDHDYLENMYGMFKKVNARERIVGWYHTGPKLHKNDIAINELMKRYCPNSVLVIIDVKPKDLGLPTEAYISVEEVHDDGTPTSKTFEHVTSEIGAEEAEEVGVEHLLRDIKDTTVGTLSQRITNQVHGLKGLNSKLLDIRSYLEKVATGKLPINHQIIYQLQDVFNLLPDVSLQEFVKAFYLKTNDQMVVVYLASLIRSVVALHNLINNKIANRDAEKKEGQEKEESKKDRKDDKEKDKDKEKSDVKKEEKKEKK; this is encoded by the exons ATGCCGGAGCTGGCGGTGCAGAAGGTGGTGGTGCACCCCCTGGTGCTGCTCAGTGTGGTGGATCATTTCAACCG aaTAGGCAAAGTTGGCAACCAGAAACGTGTGGTTGGTGTGTTGCTGGGGTCATGGCAGAAGAAGGTACTTGATGTATCCAACAGTTTTGCAG ttCCTTTTGATGAAGACGACAAAGACGATTCTGTCTGGTTTTTAGACCATGATTATTTGGAAAACATGTATGGAATGTTTAAGAAAGTCAATG ctAGAGAAAGGATAGTTGGATGGTACCACACTGGGCCTAAATTACACAAGAATGACATCGCTATCAATGAACTCATGAAAAGATACTGCCCTAACTCA GTATTAGTCATCATTGATGTGAAGCCAAAGGACCTGGGACTGCCCACAGAAGCATATATCTCCGTGGAAGAAGTTCATGAT GATGGAACCCCAACCTCAAAAACCTTTGAGCACGTGACCAGCGAGATTGGAGCTGAGGAAGCCGAGGAAGTAGGAGTGGAACACTTGTTGCG AGACATCAAGGACACCACAGTGGGCACACTTTCCCAGCGGATCACGAACCAGGTCCACGGCTTGAAGGGACTCAACTCCAAGCTCCTGGACATCAGGAGCTATCTAGAGAAAGTAGCCACAGGCAAGCTGCCCATCAACCACCAGATCATTTACCAGCTGCAGGACGTCTTCAACCTGCTACCTGATGTCAGCCTACAGGAGTTCGTCAAGGCCTTTTACCTCAAGACCAACGACCAAATGGTGGTCGTTTACTTGGCCTCACTGATCAGGTCCGTGGTCGCCCTGCACAACCTCATCAACAACAAGATCGCCAACCGGGACGCCGAAAAAAAAGAGGGGcaggaaaaagaagagagcaaAAAGGATAGGAAAGATGACAAGGAGAAGGACAAGGACAAAGAGAAGAGCGATGtcaagaaggaggagaagaaggagaaaaagtaa